One part of the [Synechococcus] sp. NIES-970 genome encodes these proteins:
- a CDS encoding ABC transporter, Branched-chain amino acid transport, permease protein, producing MMNVGLSPRDKKQQAKTRFFIEGGIILALLILSMLVLPLAIPAFRLKLVGRFLAMAIVALGIDLIWGYTGLLSLGHGIFFALGGYAFAMHLSLQLPNNAIPDFFMLYGVNDLPLFWQPFYSLPFTLMAMVLIPGAVAAILGYLVFRNRIKGVYFSIITQAALLVFFNFFNGQQKLINGTNGLKTDTALFFGQRVGDTPMQIAFYEITIVALLLVYLLCRWLTSGRFGRLLIAIRDDETRVRFTGYDPTWFKVVVFAISGAIAGVSGALYTVQTGIITPNFMDVGFSIEMVIAVAVGGRATLSGAILGTILVNFARIYLSENYEETWLFFQGALFLLVVTVLPDGIIGWGRDVLWFQVRKWLGMDSTITYPAIADADDPDLNKIQDQLVTKE from the coding sequence ATGATGAATGTTGGCTTAAGCCCACGGGATAAAAAACAACAGGCGAAAACAAGATTTTTCATTGAAGGGGGGATTATTTTGGCCCTCCTCATCCTGTCGATGCTGGTCTTGCCCCTCGCGATTCCGGCATTTCGATTGAAGTTAGTGGGACGGTTTTTAGCAATGGCGATCGTTGCCTTAGGCATTGACCTTATCTGGGGTTATACCGGGCTCCTTAGTTTGGGCCACGGTATTTTCTTTGCCTTAGGAGGTTATGCCTTTGCGATGCATCTCAGTTTGCAATTGCCCAATAATGCGATCCCCGACTTTTTCATGCTCTATGGCGTGAATGATCTGCCGTTGTTTTGGCAGCCATTTTACTCCTTGCCGTTTACCTTGATGGCGATGGTACTCATTCCTGGGGCTGTGGCGGCAATCTTAGGGTATCTGGTTTTTCGTAATCGGATTAAAGGGGTTTATTTTTCGATTATTACCCAGGCAGCTTTACTGGTCTTTTTTAATTTTTTTAATGGTCAACAAAAACTAATTAATGGTACGAATGGCTTAAAAACAGACACCGCACTTTTTTTTGGGCAACGGGTTGGAGATACGCCGATGCAAATTGCCTTCTATGAAATTACGATTGTGGCTTTGCTCTTGGTTTATCTGCTGTGCCGCTGGTTAACTAGTGGGCGTTTTGGTCGGTTGCTCATTGCGATTCGGGACGATGAAACCCGCGTCCGATTCACAGGCTATGACCCCACCTGGTTTAAGGTGGTAGTTTTTGCCATATCTGGGGCGATCGCCGGCGTCTCGGGAGCACTGTATACGGTACAAACCGGAATTATTACGCCAAATTTCATGGATGTGGGTTTCTCGATTGAAATGGTAATTGCCGTGGCGGTGGGGGGCAGAGCGACCCTAAGCGGTGCAATTCTCGGCACAATTTTAGTGAACTTTGCCCGCATTTATTTGAGTGAAAATTATGAGGAGACTTGGCTCTTTTTCCAGGGGGCATTATTCCTCTTAGTCGTCACCGTTCTACCCGATGGTATTATCGGCTGGGGACGGGACGTATTGTGGTTTCAAGTGCGTAAATGGTTGGGGATGGATAGCACGATTACCTATCCGGCGATCGCTGATGCCGATGACCCAGATCTAAACAAAATCCAAGACCAACTCGTGACGAAAGAATAG
- a CDS encoding hypothetical protein (conserved hypothetical protein): MQPKFKTRRAWNQAEALLQPAFIRVVDNFRAQLEDSAWSGEYEDIQTPYPGYLLHLKKEGLETSINIWDLCYQICFCEYPTTAIVGNSCEVEIDQSLFEDAGAVDWQRLETKTQRLIEAIFDQLP; the protein is encoded by the coding sequence ATGCAGCCTAAATTCAAAACCAGACGAGCTTGGAACCAAGCCGAAGCCTTGTTACAACCAGCCTTTATTCGGGTGGTGGACAACTTTCGCGCCCAACTAGAAGATTCTGCCTGGAGTGGCGAGTACGAAGATATCCAGACGCCCTATCCAGGTTATCTGTTACACCTCAAAAAAGAGGGGCTGGAAACCAGCATCAATATCTGGGATCTGTGCTACCAAATTTGTTTCTGTGAATATCCCACCACAGCCATTGTGGGCAATAGTTGTGAAGTGGAAATCGATCAAAGCCTCTTTGAAGACGCCGGTGCTGTGGATTGGCAACGGCTTGAAACTAAGACCCAGCGGTTAATCGAAGCAATTTTTGACCAGTTGCCATAA
- a CDS encoding ABC transporter, branched-chain amino acid transport system, permease component codes for MTELLIGIFNGLSIGSVLLLSALGLAIAFGLMGVINLAHGELMMLGAYTTFVVQNVFRSFGEPWFNLYILFALPIAFLVTAAVGFGLERGVIRYLYGRPLETLLATWGVSLILQQFVRSVNWAIAAGLTAFLLKDVIRWLVLKVLSWKSFDHEKIRHGFQQWAIPAGLFLGFGVLFGINQTANTTLTRPWFSARNVDVTAPKWLQGGISFGTAQLPYSRIFIIVLTLICLAGMYWFLNKSNWGLRIRAVTQNRQMSACLGIPTAKVDALTFALGSGLAGIAGVAIALLGSVGPNTGQNYIVDAFMVVVVGGVGNLLGTILAAMGLGIINYLIGSGTFVTLFTKMQAPDFFTEIASFFATTSMAKVMAFALIITFLQFRPAGLFPPKGRTAEL; via the coding sequence GTGACAGAACTTTTAATTGGTATTTTTAATGGCCTGAGTATTGGCTCGGTGCTACTTCTTTCAGCACTGGGGTTGGCGATCGCCTTTGGGTTAATGGGGGTGATCAACCTCGCCCATGGGGAACTGATGATGTTGGGTGCTTACACAACATTTGTCGTACAGAATGTCTTCCGGAGTTTTGGAGAACCTTGGTTTAATCTCTATATTCTTTTTGCCCTCCCCATTGCTTTCTTGGTGACGGCAGCGGTGGGCTTTGGCCTGGAGCGGGGGGTGATTCGTTACCTCTATGGCCGTCCCCTAGAAACTCTGCTGGCGACCTGGGGGGTGAGCCTGATTCTGCAACAGTTTGTCCGCAGTGTAAATTGGGCGATCGCCGCTGGGTTAACGGCCTTCTTGCTCAAAGATGTGATCCGCTGGCTTGTCTTAAAGGTGCTGAGTTGGAAATCGTTTGATCACGAAAAAATCCGCCATGGCTTCCAGCAATGGGCAATTCCTGCCGGGTTATTCCTCGGCTTTGGGGTGCTTTTTGGGATCAACCAGACAGCAAATACCACTTTGACCCGGCCTTGGTTCAGTGCTCGAAATGTGGATGTGACTGCCCCCAAATGGCTCCAGGGTGGTATTTCCTTTGGGACAGCCCAACTGCCTTACAGTCGAATTTTTATCATCGTCCTTACCCTGATTTGTTTGGCGGGGATGTATTGGTTTTTAAATAAATCTAATTGGGGTTTACGCATCCGTGCCGTGACCCAGAACCGTCAAATGAGTGCCTGTCTTGGTATTCCCACCGCGAAAGTCGATGCCCTTACCTTTGCCCTCGGGTCTGGTTTGGCGGGGATCGCAGGGGTGGCGATCGCCCTGCTGGGTTCCGTGGGGCCGAATACCGGCCAAAACTACATTGTCGATGCCTTCATGGTGGTGGTGGTCGGTGGTGTTGGGAATCTGTTGGGGACAATTCTCGCCGCCATGGGCTTAGGGATCATCAACTATCTGATCGGTTCAGGCACTTTTGTGACCCTATTTACAAAAATGCAAGCCCCTGACTTTTTCACCGAGATCGCCAGTTTTTTTGCAACCACCAGTATGGCGAAAGTAATGGCCTTTGCGTTGATTATTACCTTTCTTCAATTCCGTCCGGCGGGACTTTTTCCGCCCAAAGGAAGAACGGCAGAGCTGTGA
- a CDS encoding hypothetical protein (conserved hypothetical protein): MENNPTDIPQRSEKTQISIHIDPDVLEQIKHLTNDPSKVIETAVKQWLRGERVRDDELTRRLRRNPPVPPKGEWND, encoded by the coding sequence ATGGAAAATAATCCGACCGATATCCCGCAACGCAGCGAAAAAACCCAAATTTCCATCCACATTGATCCAGATGTCCTTGAGCAGATCAAACATCTCACCAATGATCCGAGTAAAGTGATTGAAACGGCGGTCAAACAATGGCTCCGGGGCGAGCGGGTGCGGGATGATGAGTTGACGCGACGTCTCCGCCGCAATCCACCAGTCCCCCCCAAAGGAGAATGGAACGATTAG
- the folC gene encoding folylpolyglutamate synthase: MSQTAITDRLAIFEHFGINLGLDRIHNLLAHLHHPERQVPIIHVAGTNGKGSVCAYLSSILTAAGYRVGRFTSPHLVDWTERICLNNQPIAADRLFKILQQVETAIDPAQETPTQFEVITAAGFLYFAQENVDIAVIEVGLGGRLDSTNVCDRPLVSVITSIGMDHWQRLGNSLDKIAAEKAGILKQDCPAVIGVVPELAAQVIQEKIAALNCPSTWIQPAQAVHSSSGGGQRGRLAKYGDFEYHLPLLGDIQLHNSAIAIETIYTLRKQGWQITDAALRDGIAQTQWAGRIEWRRWKAHDILIDGAHNGVAAVALREYVDTLPQPVTWVMGMLTTKDHQNVFKALLRKGDRLHLVPVGGHSSANPGELAMLAQLSCPTLENCQTHATLPAALDQAIVNKETVVLCGSLYLLGEFLSYAA, encoded by the coding sequence ATGAGCCAGACGGCCATTACTGATCGCCTCGCCATCTTTGAACATTTTGGCATTAACCTCGGCTTAGACCGCATTCACAATCTCCTTGCCCATCTCCATCATCCAGAACGGCAAGTCCCGATCATCCACGTTGCCGGGACCAATGGCAAAGGTTCAGTCTGTGCTTATTTATCGAGCATTCTCACCGCAGCGGGCTATCGAGTCGGCCGGTTTACCTCTCCCCATCTGGTGGATTGGACAGAGCGGATTTGTCTCAATAACCAACCCATCGCCGCCGATCGCCTCTTCAAAATTCTGCAACAAGTTGAGACTGCCATCGATCCGGCACAGGAAACACCCACCCAGTTTGAAGTCATTACAGCGGCTGGGTTTTTGTATTTCGCCCAGGAAAATGTTGATATCGCAGTGATTGAAGTGGGCTTGGGGGGCAGACTGGACTCAACCAATGTTTGCGATCGCCCCTTGGTTTCGGTCATCACTTCCATTGGAATGGATCATTGGCAACGGCTGGGGAATAGCCTCGATAAAATTGCGGCAGAAAAAGCGGGGATTCTCAAACAAGATTGTCCGGCAGTGATTGGGGTCGTGCCAGAACTCGCCGCGCAGGTGATTCAGGAAAAAATTGCGGCGCTAAATTGTCCCAGCACTTGGATCCAACCAGCCCAGGCAGTTCACTCCTCTTCAGGGGGAGGGCAGAGGGGAAGGTTGGCGAAATATGGTGATTTTGAGTATCATTTGCCGCTTCTAGGGGATATTCAGCTCCACAATTCGGCGATCGCCATCGAAACCATCTACACGCTACGAAAACAAGGCTGGCAGATTACCGATGCAGCATTGCGCGATGGAATCGCTCAAACCCAATGGGCGGGACGGATTGAGTGGCGACGGTGGAAAGCGCATGACATTCTCATCGATGGGGCCCATAACGGTGTGGCAGCGGTAGCACTCCGGGAATATGTCGATACCCTGCCACAACCTGTGACTTGGGTGATGGGGATGCTCACCACCAAGGATCATCAAAATGTCTTTAAGGCGTTGTTGCGGAAAGGCGATCGCCTCCATTTAGTTCCCGTGGGCGGCCATAGCAGCGCCAATCCAGGCGAACTTGCCATGTTAGCCCAGTTGAGTTGTCCCACATTGGAAAACTGTCAAACCCACGCTACTTTGCCCGCAGCCCTTGATCAGGCCATTGTCAACAAGGAAACTGTGGTGCTATGCGGCTCTCTATATCTTTTGGGAGAATTTCTTAGCTATGCAGCCTAA
- a CDS encoding ABC transporter, Branched-chain amino acid transport, ATP-binding protein, with amino-acid sequence MENILEIENITVSFDGFKALNNLNFTVKKGELRVIIGPNGAGKTTFLDVITGKVKPTIGRVKFKGKVISGLPEHRVAGLGIGRKFQTPRIYQNLTVRENLDLACSRHKNVLSTLFGKVQTTEKNQILSLLETIGLTDKADLQAAWLAHGEKQRLEIGMLVAQSPELLLVDEPVAGLTDEETENVGNLLLALAESHSLIVIEHDMEFVRQIARQVTVLHQGSVLCEGNMNEVQNDPRVIEVYLGEDPNGTAHG; translated from the coding sequence ATGGAGAATATCCTAGAAATCGAAAATATCACCGTCAGCTTTGATGGCTTTAAGGCTCTCAATAACCTCAATTTCACTGTTAAAAAAGGGGAACTGCGGGTGATTATTGGCCCGAACGGAGCGGGGAAAACAACTTTTTTAGATGTCATCACCGGGAAAGTGAAACCCACCATCGGCCGAGTAAAATTTAAGGGTAAAGTCATTAGTGGTCTCCCGGAACATAGGGTGGCCGGTCTTGGGATTGGGCGAAAATTCCAGACGCCCCGGATTTACCAAAATCTGACAGTGCGGGAAAATCTAGACCTGGCCTGTAGCCGCCATAAGAATGTTTTGAGCACGTTGTTTGGCAAAGTCCAAACGACGGAAAAAAATCAGATCCTCAGCCTTTTAGAAACCATTGGTCTCACCGATAAAGCCGATCTCCAAGCTGCCTGGCTTGCCCATGGGGAAAAACAGCGCCTCGAAATTGGGATGTTGGTGGCACAGTCACCAGAGCTTTTGTTGGTTGATGAACCCGTGGCAGGCTTAACCGATGAAGAAACAGAAAATGTCGGTAATTTACTACTGGCTCTCGCGGAAAGTCATTCTTTAATTGTGATTGAGCATGATATGGAATTTGTGCGACAAATCGCCCGCCAAGTTACGGTGCTACACCAGGGCTCCGTGCTCTGTGAAGGGAATATGAATGAGGTCCAAAATGATCCCCGGGTGATTGAGGTGTATTTGGGCGAAGATCCGAATGGCACTGCCCATGGGTAA
- the livK gene encoding ABC transporter, branched-chain amino acid transport, periplasmic binding protein, whose amino-acid sequence MSNLGRRKFILYSSAALGSSILLKACGQATDTTNPDSSSGTTSTPSGDTIKVGILHSLSGTMAISETTVVEAEQLAIKEINAAGGINGKLIEAIVEDGASDWDVFKEKAEKLIDQDGVAVVFGCWTSASRKAVKDVFEAKDHILFYPLQYEGQECSKNIFYTGAAPNQQIEPAVDWLLENKGTEFFLVGSDYVFPRTANTIIKAQLEAKGGTTVGEDYLPLGNTEVTPIISKIQAALPDGGVIFNSLNGDSNVAFFKQIRDAGLTPDKYPVMSVSIAEEEVRQIGAEYLVGHYASWNYFQTVETPENEKWVTDFKAEYGDDRVTNDPMEAAYIMVYLWKQAVEAAIAGGAADAYDLEAVRNAAIGQEFAAPEGPVTMNVNHHLSKTVRIGQVREDGLFDIVWATDGPIDPQPWNQFVESTKGLGCDWSDPTKGEQYQI is encoded by the coding sequence ATGAGTAATCTCGGAAGACGTAAATTTATCCTCTACAGCTCTGCTGCCCTCGGTTCCAGTATTCTCCTCAAAGCCTGCGGCCAAGCTACAGATACAACGAATCCTGATAGTAGCAGTGGGACAACTTCTACCCCTAGCGGTGACACCATCAAAGTGGGTATTCTCCACTCCCTCAGTGGCACAATGGCGATCAGTGAAACCACCGTTGTCGAAGCAGAACAGCTCGCCATCAAAGAAATTAATGCGGCTGGTGGCATCAATGGCAAACTCATCGAGGCGATCGTTGAAGATGGCGCCTCTGACTGGGATGTGTTTAAAGAAAAAGCGGAAAAACTCATCGATCAAGATGGTGTTGCCGTTGTCTTCGGTTGTTGGACATCTGCCAGCCGCAAAGCTGTCAAGGATGTTTTTGAAGCAAAAGACCACATTCTGTTCTACCCACTCCAATATGAAGGCCAGGAATGTTCTAAGAATATTTTCTACACAGGGGCAGCCCCAAACCAACAGATTGAACCGGCTGTTGATTGGCTCCTAGAAAATAAAGGGACTGAGTTTTTCCTCGTCGGCTCTGATTATGTGTTCCCCAGGACTGCAAACACGATTATCAAGGCACAGTTGGAAGCAAAGGGTGGCACTACTGTCGGAGAAGACTATCTCCCCCTTGGTAATACCGAAGTGACACCGATTATTTCTAAAATTCAAGCTGCACTCCCCGATGGTGGCGTGATTTTCAATAGTCTCAATGGTGATAGTAATGTTGCTTTCTTCAAGCAAATTAGGGATGCGGGCCTGACTCCTGATAAATATCCGGTAATGTCTGTGTCGATCGCCGAAGAAGAAGTGCGGCAAATCGGGGCTGAGTATCTCGTCGGCCACTATGCGTCTTGGAATTATTTCCAAACGGTGGAAACCCCGGAAAATGAAAAGTGGGTGACAGATTTTAAGGCAGAGTATGGTGATGACCGGGTGACCAATGACCCCATGGAGGCGGCCTACATCATGGTCTATCTGTGGAAGCAGGCCGTGGAAGCGGCGATCGCTGGCGGTGCGGCTGATGCCTATGACCTCGAAGCAGTACGTAATGCAGCCATCGGTCAAGAATTTGCGGCCCCCGAAGGCCCCGTTACCATGAATGTCAATCACCACCTGTCGAAGACGGTGCGTATTGGTCAGGTGCGGGAAGATGGCCTGTTTGATATTGTTTGGGCCACCGACGGCCCCATTGATCCCCAGCCTTGGAACCAGTTTGTTGAGTCCACTAAGGGTTTGGGTTGTGACTGGAGTGATCCCACTAAGGGTGAACAATACCAAATCTAA
- the clpB gene encoding endopeptidase Clp ATP-binding chain B, with translation MQPTDSSKFTEQAWDAIVKSQEIARRYRHQNLEVEHLLLSLLEQDQGLAQIILTQAGIDSLRLQQQLERFTQQQPKLMRGDQLYLGPQLDVMLDRAEACRVSWQDDFISVEHLLVGFAEDDRIGRRSLKSFNLDPQDFELKIKAVKGSQRVTTQNQEEGEDGGSSSAYGSALGRYGRDLTEQAKDGKLDPVIGRDDEIRRVIQVLSRRSKNNPVLIGEPGVGKTAIAEGLAQRIVNGDVPESLKNRQLMSLDMGSLIAGAKYRGEFEARLRSVLKEVTQSDGQIILFIDEVHTVVGAGSTNGSMDAGNLLKPMLARGELRCIGATTLDEFRKHIEKDPALERRFQQVLVKQPTVEDTVSILRGLKERYELHHGVNITDSALVAAATLSNRYITDRFLPDKAIDLVDEAAAKLKMEITSKPVELEAIDRRLMQLQMEQLSLKGEEQLGANSPAYLASKERLDRIDEEIKNLEVQQKDLSSQWLAEKNLIDEINGLKEEEEQLRLQVEQAERAYDLNKAAQLKYGRLEGLQAELSQKEAKLLEIQAAGDAMLREQVTEADIAEIVARWTGIPVNRLMESERQKLLQLEGHLHQRVIGQQEAVEAVSAAIRRARAGMKDPSRPIGSFMFMGPTGVGKTELARALAALLFDSEEAMVRIDMSEYMEKHAVSRLIGAPPGYVGYEEGGQLSEAVRRRPYSVVLLDEVEKAHKDVFNILLQVLDDGRITDSQGRVVDFRNTIIVMTSNIGSEFILSLSGDDANYDQMRDQVTGSLRKNFRPEFLNRIDELIIFHTLKRDELKEIVKLQIKRIEKLLADQKIVLQLTDQALDHVVEAGYDPTFGARPLKRAIQRELENPIANRILETDFIEGDRIVVDCADGQLVFDRQRPEREEPLTIAEVAILPELEEQPTEPEEPSITTEAEILPVVAPDEVVVAEVELDEPDDDWGEDETTMAVSFDAEQPDDQWLGIDEPEQTANGLESPTRATNPPAYVGADSDPEENWLDSI, from the coding sequence ATGCAGCCCACTGATTCCAGCAAATTTACCGAGCAAGCTTGGGATGCGATCGTCAAGTCACAGGAGATCGCCCGTCGTTACAGACACCAAAATCTTGAGGTAGAGCACTTACTGTTGTCTTTGTTGGAACAGGATCAGGGGCTGGCCCAAATTATTTTGACCCAGGCGGGTATCGACTCACTGCGGCTTCAGCAACAGCTTGAACGCTTTACGCAACAGCAACCGAAGTTGATGCGGGGTGATCAACTCTATCTCGGCCCCCAACTGGATGTGATGCTTGACCGGGCAGAGGCCTGCCGGGTCAGTTGGCAGGATGATTTTATCTCTGTGGAGCATCTGCTGGTGGGCTTTGCAGAAGATGACCGTATCGGGCGGCGATCGCTCAAAAGTTTTAACCTCGATCCCCAAGATTTTGAACTAAAAATTAAAGCGGTCAAGGGGAGCCAGAGGGTCACCACGCAAAATCAAGAGGAAGGGGAAGATGGCGGCAGTAGCAGTGCCTATGGCAGTGCCCTGGGTAGATATGGCCGGGATCTGACGGAGCAAGCGAAGGACGGCAAACTCGATCCAGTCATCGGGCGGGATGATGAAATTCGCCGAGTGATCCAGGTGCTGTCTCGCCGTTCGAAAAATAATCCAGTCCTCATTGGGGAGCCGGGGGTCGGTAAAACGGCGATCGCCGAGGGCTTGGCCCAGCGAATTGTTAATGGAGATGTACCTGAATCGTTAAAAAACCGCCAACTCATGTCTTTGGATATGGGCTCCCTGATCGCCGGGGCAAAATATCGGGGCGAATTTGAAGCGCGGCTACGGTCGGTGCTTAAAGAAGTGACCCAATCCGACGGCCAAATTATTTTGTTCATTGATGAAGTCCACACCGTCGTAGGGGCCGGCTCCACCAATGGCTCCATGGATGCGGGGAATCTGCTCAAGCCGATGCTGGCCCGGGGCGAACTGCGCTGCATTGGGGCGACCACCCTTGATGAGTTTCGCAAACATATTGAAAAAGATCCGGCCCTGGAGCGACGTTTTCAACAGGTTTTGGTGAAACAACCCACAGTTGAGGATACTGTTTCAATCCTGCGGGGTCTAAAAGAGCGCTATGAACTGCACCACGGCGTCAATATTACCGATTCTGCTCTGGTTGCGGCGGCCACCCTCTCGAACCGCTACATTACCGACCGTTTTCTCCCGGATAAGGCGATCGACTTGGTGGATGAGGCTGCCGCCAAACTTAAGATGGAGATCACCTCTAAACCTGTAGAACTAGAGGCGATCGATCGCCGTTTGATGCAACTACAAATGGAACAACTTTCCCTGAAGGGAGAAGAACAACTGGGGGCCAATTCCCCAGCTTACCTCGCATCCAAAGAACGCCTTGATCGCATTGATGAGGAAATCAAAAATCTCGAAGTTCAACAAAAAGACCTCTCTTCCCAGTGGCTTGCGGAGAAGAATCTGATTGATGAGATTAATGGCCTTAAGGAAGAAGAAGAACAATTGCGCCTCCAGGTAGAACAGGCAGAGCGAGCCTATGACCTCAACAAAGCGGCCCAATTAAAATATGGCCGCCTCGAAGGATTACAAGCAGAACTGAGCCAAAAAGAAGCCAAGCTTTTGGAAATTCAAGCGGCTGGGGATGCGATGCTCCGGGAACAGGTCACCGAGGCAGACATTGCGGAAATTGTTGCCCGTTGGACTGGCATTCCCGTGAACCGTCTGATGGAATCGGAGCGCCAAAAGCTGTTGCAACTCGAAGGGCATCTTCATCAGCGAGTTATTGGCCAACAGGAAGCGGTGGAAGCGGTTTCTGCGGCAATCCGTCGTGCCCGGGCTGGGATGAAGGATCCCAGTCGTCCGATTGGTTCATTTATGTTTATGGGGCCAACGGGGGTCGGCAAAACAGAATTAGCACGGGCTTTAGCGGCACTACTCTTTGACAGTGAAGAAGCGATGGTGCGTATTGATATGTCCGAGTACATGGAAAAACATGCCGTGTCGCGTTTAATTGGAGCGCCTCCAGGCTATGTGGGTTACGAAGAAGGAGGTCAACTGTCGGAGGCGGTGCGGCGGCGCCCTTATTCGGTGGTGCTTCTAGATGAAGTGGAAAAAGCCCATAAGGATGTGTTTAACATCCTGTTACAGGTGCTAGATGATGGCCGGATCACTGATTCTCAAGGACGGGTCGTGGATTTTCGCAATACGATCATCGTAATGACGAGCAACATTGGCAGTGAGTTTATCCTGAGTTTGTCAGGGGATGATGCGAACTACGATCAAATGCGCGATCAGGTGACAGGATCTCTACGGAAAAATTTCCGGCCAGAATTTTTGAACCGCATTGACGAGCTGATTATTTTCCATACCCTCAAACGGGACGAGTTAAAGGAAATTGTGAAGTTGCAAATTAAGCGCATTGAGAAGTTACTCGCAGATCAGAAAATTGTGCTTCAACTTACGGATCAGGCTTTAGATCATGTGGTAGAAGCGGGTTATGACCCAACCTTTGGGGCCAGACCGCTCAAGCGGGCGATTCAGCGGGAGCTAGAAAACCCGATCGCCAACCGCATTCTAGAAACGGACTTCATAGAAGGCGATCGCATTGTGGTTGATTGTGCCGATGGGCAACTAGTCTTTGATCGACAACGCCCCGAACGGGAAGAACCCCTGACGATTGCAGAGGTGGCGATCTTACCGGAACTGGAAGAGCAACCCACAGAACCCGAAGAGCCATCTATAACGACAGAAGCAGAAATTCTTCCTGTCGTCGCACCGGATGAAGTTGTGGTCGCAGAAGTTGAACTCGATGAACCTGATGATGATTGGGGCGAAGATGAGACGACGATGGCTGTTTCCTTTGATGCTGAACAACCCGATGATCAATGGTTAGGTATAGATGAGCCAGAGCAAACAGCTAATGGCTTAGAATCCCCGACCAGAGCAACAAATCCTCCAGCCTATGTTGGCGCGGATTCTGACCCAGAGGAAAACTGGTTAGATTCTATCTAA
- the speH gene encoding S-adenosylmethionine decarboxylase proenzyme, with translation MKKLGTHLVVDGWGSPANLLDDPEGIRQAMIEAIAAGEATLIDLCVHQFSPHGVTATATLAESHIAIHTWPEYGYFAADLFFCGRGKPVEAMKFLQKALQATECKMTEFDRGFPKEMLVPPMAAIA, from the coding sequence ATGAAAAAATTGGGTACTCACCTTGTGGTGGATGGTTGGGGTTCCCCTGCGAACCTGCTTGATGATCCCGAAGGTATCCGTCAGGCTATGATCGAAGCGATCGCTGCCGGAGAAGCTACTCTAATTGACCTCTGTGTCCACCAGTTTAGTCCCCATGGTGTAACTGCCACCGCAACCCTTGCCGAGTCTCACATTGCGATTCACACTTGGCCCGAATATGGGTATTTTGCAGCCGATTTATTTTTCTGTGGTCGCGGTAAACCCGTCGAAGCCATGAAATTCCTTCAGAAAGCGTTACAGGCGACGGAATGTAAAATGACCGAGTTTGACCGCGGCTTCCCTAAGGAAATGCTTGTTCCTCCCATGGCGGCGATCGCCTAA